A region from the Melioribacter roseus P3M-2 genome encodes:
- a CDS encoding peptidylprolyl isomerase: protein MAMMARMRSLAPWFILMVGGMFVLFMVISDSRVLEFLGQQSQNVGSINGESISYQEFSNMVERARQNQEQATGQSIDENQMDFFRDQVWDALVTQKLIDEKIKEFGIVVTDDEVRDALLGPNPPAELRQQFTDSTGNFNRQLYEQAMRDPRNKEIVLYYEDLIREQLKQRKLQEYLFASVIVSEQEIKDAFVKQNIKMKADYIQLNPNIIPDKDVNVTDEELREYYESNKKDFKVEPARKIKYVLFRRVPSKKDSLGIKSNLEAIVAKLKDDTASFKSYVEIYSDVPFSKDTVSLTAIPAEAQDLIYNGNVGDIIGPVATSQGYIVYRIVGKVSGNNPVVRASHILVRSSANDGEDLKKANEIYNQLINGADFESLAKEKSQDPGSASSGGDLGWFGKGQMVKEFEDACFNGQVGVVQKPVKTNYGYHIIKVTGKTNTEYVIEKIVNRIQMSASSLDDLYQSASDFSYIAKENGFESEAELMNYNVVETPPFYEGSQFIPGLGGNRALVKWAFENSVGEISDVFKVPAGYVVAMVSDKIKAGFKEFDEVKDIVRNRVLREKKFEKAMSIAEQIRVRLGDNGDPEVAMEVWGGIRIDSTGEFTAASTIPRLGQEFAFTEYCLKGELNKWSNPVKGNNGVYLIKVRYRTKFVPETYQLQKTGLATQLLNRKKNTLLSQWIQKLKDEADIVDNRHLFYR from the coding sequence ATGGCTATGATGGCACGGATGAGGAGTTTAGCTCCGTGGTTCATACTAATGGTTGGCGGTATGTTTGTTCTGTTTATGGTAATTTCGGATTCGCGTGTCCTTGAGTTTTTGGGACAGCAATCGCAGAATGTAGGCTCGATTAACGGGGAAAGCATTTCCTACCAGGAATTTTCCAATATGGTCGAAAGAGCCCGTCAAAATCAGGAACAGGCTACCGGTCAGTCAATAGATGAAAACCAGATGGATTTTTTCAGAGACCAGGTGTGGGATGCTCTGGTTACTCAAAAATTAATCGACGAAAAAATTAAAGAATTTGGAATAGTTGTCACAGACGACGAAGTAAGGGACGCTCTCTTAGGCCCGAATCCGCCTGCTGAACTGAGACAACAATTTACCGATTCGACGGGAAATTTCAACAGGCAGTTGTACGAACAGGCCATGAGAGACCCGCGTAATAAAGAAATTGTCCTCTATTATGAAGATTTAATCAGAGAACAACTCAAACAACGCAAACTTCAGGAATATCTTTTTGCTTCGGTGATTGTAAGCGAGCAGGAAATTAAAGACGCTTTCGTTAAACAAAACATTAAAATGAAAGCCGATTATATTCAGTTGAATCCGAATATTATTCCCGATAAAGACGTTAATGTAACGGACGAAGAACTAAGAGAATATTACGAGAGCAATAAAAAAGATTTCAAAGTTGAACCGGCGCGGAAAATTAAATACGTTCTGTTCCGGAGAGTTCCTTCGAAGAAGGATTCGCTAGGTATTAAAAGCAATCTCGAAGCAATTGTCGCTAAATTGAAAGACGATACCGCTTCCTTCAAATCTTATGTGGAAATCTACTCGGACGTACCCTTCTCCAAAGATACCGTTTCGTTAACCGCAATTCCCGCGGAAGCACAAGACCTGATTTATAACGGCAATGTAGGGGATATTATCGGGCCGGTTGCAACAAGCCAGGGATATATTGTCTATCGTATTGTGGGTAAAGTTAGCGGCAACAATCCGGTAGTAAGAGCTTCGCATATACTGGTGCGTTCGTCGGCAAATGACGGCGAAGATTTGAAAAAGGCAAACGAAATTTATAATCAGTTGATAAACGGCGCCGATTTTGAAAGTCTGGCAAAAGAAAAATCTCAAGACCCCGGCAGCGCTTCCAGCGGCGGCGATCTGGGCTGGTTTGGCAAAGGACAAATGGTTAAAGAATTCGAAGACGCCTGCTTTAACGGACAGGTCGGCGTAGTTCAAAAACCCGTTAAGACCAATTACGGTTACCACATTATTAAAGTGACCGGCAAAACAAATACGGAATATGTAATCGAAAAAATAGTAAACCGCATTCAGATGTCGGCCTCTTCGTTGGACGATTTATACCAAAGCGCGTCGGATTTTTCCTACATTGCAAAAGAAAACGGTTTCGAATCGGAAGCTGAATTGATGAACTATAACGTGGTCGAAACTCCGCCTTTCTATGAAGGAAGCCAATTCATACCCGGACTCGGCGGCAACAGAGCCCTTGTTAAGTGGGCGTTCGAAAACAGCGTAGGCGAAATAAGCGATGTCTTCAAAGTGCCCGCAGGTTATGTGGTCGCGATGGTTTCCGACAAAATAAAAGCGGGATTTAAAGAATTCGACGAAGTTAAAGACATTGTTCGCAATCGCGTCTTACGCGAAAAGAAATTCGAGAAAGCTATGTCGATTGCAGAACAAATCCGCGTCCGCCTGGGCGACAACGGCGACCCCGAAGTCGCTATGGAAGTATGGGGTGGAATTCGTATCGACTCTACGGGAGAATTTACCGCGGCGTCAACAATTCCGAGATTGGGACAGGAATTTGCTTTTACCGAATATTGTCTCAAAGGCGAACTGAACAAATGGTCGAACCCTGTTAAAGGCAACAACGGAGTTTATCTTATTAAAGTAAGATACAGGACCAAATTTGTGCCCGAAACATATCAACTCCAAAAAACCGGGTTGGCAACGCAACTTCTCAACAGAAAGAAAAATACTCTTTTGAGTCAATGGATTCAAAAACTCAAAGACGAAGCCGACATAGTCGATAACCGTCATCTCTTCTATAGATAA
- a CDS encoding shikimate kinase — protein MIIYLTGFMTSGKSTVGPILANVLGLDFYDLDEEIVKREGMSIVDIFEQKGESYFRKVETRLLKEISNNDDVIISLGGGTITIDENLKFMKENGFIVYLKVDNETLYRRLKNKTDRPLFKDLVMNENGKEEFIKRINNLLDKRSRYYEQADLTIECDSRPVGLTVDRIAQSIQRKINEKNKH, from the coding sequence ATGATTATTTATCTGACAGGCTTCATGACGAGCGGCAAAAGTACTGTGGGTCCCATTTTGGCCAATGTCCTGGGACTCGACTTTTACGACCTGGACGAAGAGATAGTAAAACGGGAAGGGATGTCGATTGTCGATATATTCGAACAAAAAGGCGAAAGTTATTTCAGGAAAGTTGAAACGCGGCTCCTGAAAGAAATATCGAATAACGACGATGTGATAATATCGCTTGGCGGGGGAACGATTACCATCGATGAAAATCTTAAATTCATGAAAGAAAACGGTTTTATTGTTTACCTCAAAGTTGACAACGAAACTCTTTATAGAAGATTGAAAAACAAAACCGACAGACCGTTGTTCAAAGACCTAGTGATGAATGAAAACGGCAAAGAAGAATTTATTAAAAGGATTAATAACTTGCTCGATAAACGAAGTCGTTACTACGAGCAGGCGGATCTGACAATCGAATGCGACTCGCGTCCGGTAGGTCTTACTGTAGACAGAATAGCTCAAAGTATTCAGAGGAAAATAAATGAAAAAAATAAACATTAA